In Streptomyces sclerotialus, the DNA window AAGCCGATGCCCAGCAGCAGCTTGTCGGCCGGGATGCCCAGCCCCTTGAGCTTCTTGGTGGTGTCGGCGGTGTTGAAGCCGGCCTTGGGGATGCCGGTGTACGAGGTCAGCGGGGAGTGCGGGGCCGTCGGGCCCTTCGCGTCCCAGGCGCCGAAGTAGTCGTACGTCATGGGGTTGTACCAGTCGACGTACTGCGCTGCGCCCGCGTAGTCGGCCGCGTCGATCTTGCCGCCGGCGGAGGCGTCGGCGGTGATCGCCGCGGTCACCAGGTTGGAGCTGCCGAACTTCGCGCGCAGTGCCTTCATCAGGTTCGTGAAGGCGGTGCGGCCGCTGGTGTCGCAGGTCAGGCCGCAGGCGTTGGGGTACTCCCAGTCGATGTCGATGCCGTCGAAGACGTCCGCCCAGCGCTTGTCCTCGACCAGGTCGTAGCAGGACTGCGCGAACGCCGCCGGGTTCCTGGCGGCCTCGGCGAACCCGCCGGACCAGGTCCAGCCGCCGAAGGACCAGATCACCTTCAGGTCCGGGTGCAGCTTCTTCAGCTTGCGCAGCTGGTTGAAGTTGCCGCGCAGCGCGCCGTTCTCCCAGGTGTCGGCCTTGCCGTCGACGCTCTGGTCGGCGGTGTACGCCTTGTCGTAGTCGGCGTAGGCGTCACCGATCGCGCACTTGCCGCCGGTGACGTTGCCGAAGGCGTAGTTGATGTGCGTCAGCTTGTTCGCCGAGCCGGAGGTCTCGATGTTCTTGACGTGGTAATTGCGCTGGTAGACGCCCCAGTTGGTGAAGTAGCCGACCACCTTGTTCCCGGCGGCCTTGGTCCCTGCGCCCGCCGACGCGGGCTGTGCGGCGGCCTTCGTGGCGGCGGCGGGCTTCGCCGCGGCGGAGTCGGCGGTGGCGGCGGTGGCGGTCCCGGCGAGCCCGCCGGCGGCCAGCGCCGCCGTGCAGAGGCCCGCGGCGACCGCGACGAGTCTGTGCGGGAGGCGCTTCTTGTGCGGTCTGAGCATGGTTGCTCCTCGGAGTGGGGGTCCATCGAGGGGGAAGTGCTGTGACCTGCGTCCGCAGTGGCGCCGAACGCGTGGAGCGTCGGGTGAGAAGGTAGAAGGACTAGACCAACTCGGTCAATGGTTTGGACCAATTTGCTGAACGCCCGACGGCCGCCGGACGGCCGCCGGAAGAAGACGATCAACCGGTGACGGACACCGCCGTACCGGGCATACTCCCTGCGCCACCGCCGCAGGTCGTCGCCTTCCGCGATCCGGAGAGGGATCATCACCGCGGCAGTGGCAACCGGCCGCGCCGCACCACCCGGGCGGCGTGCTGCCGTATCGCCCGACAGGGAGGAGAGCGCCGCCATGACCGAGTACGGCCCCGGACCCGTGGACCGCAGGCTGCCCACCGACGAAGCCCGCCAGCTGATGACGCTCGTACGCGACCTGGCCGCGCGCGAGATCGCGCCCCGGGCGGCGGCGGAGGAGGAGGCGGGGCGCTTCCCCCGCGAACTGTTCACCCTGCTCTCGGAGTCGGGCCTGCTGGGCCTCGCGTACGCGGAGGAGTTCGGCGGGGGCGGCCAGCCCTACGAGGTCTACCTCCAGGTCCTGGAGGAACTGGCCGCGGCCCGGCTCACCGTCGGCCTCGGCGTCAGCGTGCACACCCTCGCCTGCCACGCGCTCGCCGCGTACGGCACCAAGGAGCAGCGCGCCGAGCACCTCCCCGCGATGCTCGGCGGCGGACTGCTCGGCGCCTACTGCCTCTCCGAGCCCGCCGCGGGTTCGGACGCCGCGTCCCTCACCACCCGCGCCACGCGCGCCGGGGACACCTGGATCCTCGACGGCACCAAGGCCTGGACCACCCACGGCGGCATCGCCGACTTCTACACCGTCCTCGCCCGCACCGGCGGATCGGGGGCGCACGGCATCACCGCGTTCCTGGTCCCCGGAGACGCCGAGGGGCTGAGCGCGGCGCCGCCCGAGCGCAAGATGGGCATGAAGGGATCCCCCACCGCGCAGCTGCACTTCGACGGGGTGCGGATCGGGGACGCGCGCCGGATCGGCGAGGAGGGCCAGGGGTTCGCCATCGCGCTCGCCGCGCTCGACTCCGGCCGGCTCGGGATCGCCGCGTGTGCCGTGGGGGTGGCCCAGGCGGCACTGGACGAGGCGCTGGCGTACGTCGCGACACGCCGTCAGTTCGGCCGCCCGCTCGCCGA includes these proteins:
- a CDS encoding glycoside hydrolase family 18 protein, with product MLRPHKKRLPHRLVAVAAGLCTAALAAGGLAGTATAATADSAAAKPAAATKAAAQPASAGAGTKAAGNKVVGYFTNWGVYQRNYHVKNIETSGSANKLTHINYAFGNVTGGKCAIGDAYADYDKAYTADQSVDGKADTWENGALRGNFNQLRKLKKLHPDLKVIWSFGGWTWSGGFAEAARNPAAFAQSCYDLVEDKRWADVFDGIDIDWEYPNACGLTCDTSGRTAFTNLMKALRAKFGSSNLVTAAITADASAGGKIDAADYAGAAQYVDWYNPMTYDYFGAWDAKGPTAPHSPLTSYTGIPKAGFNTADTTKKLKGLGIPADKLLLGIGFYGRGWSGVTQSAPGGTATGAAPGKYEAGIEDYKDLKGRCPATGKVGGTAYAKCGDQWWSYDTPETIGTKMNFKNEQGMGGTFFWELSGDTATGELIKAIR
- a CDS encoding acyl-CoA dehydrogenase family protein; translation: MTEYGPGPVDRRLPTDEARQLMTLVRDLAAREIAPRAAAEEEAGRFPRELFTLLSESGLLGLAYAEEFGGGGQPYEVYLQVLEELAAARLTVGLGVSVHTLACHALAAYGTKEQRAEHLPAMLGGGLLGAYCLSEPAAGSDAASLTTRATRAGDTWILDGTKAWTTHGGIADFYTVLARTGGSGAHGITAFLVPGDAEGLSAAPPERKMGMKGSPTAQLHFDGVRIGDARRIGEEGQGFAIALAALDSGRLGIAACAVGVAQAALDEALAYVATRRQFGRPLADFQGLRFMVADMATQLAAGRALYLTAARLRDEGRPFTKEAAMAKLFCTDAAMRITTDAVQLLGGYGYTADFPVERYMREAKVLQIVEGTNQIQRMVIARQLTGPEGR